A stretch of Tigriopus californicus strain San Diego chromosome 11, Tcal_SD_v2.1, whole genome shotgun sequence DNA encodes these proteins:
- the LOC131890820 gene encoding uncharacterized protein LOC131890820 isoform X1: MRTLQCFRKHSKLAGCSIVTVTTLTEITGLGFYLKYYMDFLEAKPPDYETPRHVDAGTVIGISITTISLLLCNILLFYGVWRRKLICFLPWMLLHAALFFEAVIALIFCIVHSIKTSVRYTYYSPMLLMVGIAIFIFVAWYLVKDVFLALYSSDDAYRNGNGSDFSRDNMLEMQSYCHSSPRVSYVTSMNEMHRIVI, encoded by the exons ATGAGGACGCTTCAGTGTTTTCGGAAGCATTCCAAACTGGCGGGGTGCTCGATCGTGACCGTGACGACCCTCACGGAGATTACAGGGCTGGGGTTCTACCTGAAATACTACATGGACTTCCTGGAGGCCAAGCCCCCGGATTACGAAACGCCCCGCCATGTGGATGCCGGAACTGTGATTGGGATTAGCATCACCACGATCTCCCTCCTTCTGTGTAATATCCTCCTGTTTTACGGCGTTTGGCGACGGAAACTGATTTGTTTCCTTCCTTGGATGCTCCTACACGCGGCTTTATTCTTCGAGGCCGTCATTGCCCTCATCTTCTGTATCGTCCACTCTATCAAAACCAGTGTACGTTAT ACCTATTATTCTCCGATGTTGCTGATGGTGGGAATAGCCATCTTCATCTTTGTGGCATGGTACCTCGTGAAAGATGTCTTCCTGGCTTTGTACTCTAGTGACGATGCTTATCGGAACGGAAACGGAAGTGACTTCTCCAGAGACAACATGCTGGAGATGCAAAGCTACTGCCACTCAAGCCCACGTGTCTCCTATGTCACATCTATGAACGAAATGCATCGAATTGTGATTTGA
- the LOC131890820 gene encoding uncharacterized protein LOC131890820 isoform X2 gives MRTLQCFRKHSKLAGCSIVTVTTLTEITGLGFYLKYYMDFLEAKPPDYETPRHVDAGTVIGISITTISLLLCNILLFYGVWRRKLICFLPWMLLHAALFFEAVIALIFCIVHSIKTSTYYSPMLLMVGIAIFIFVAWYLVKDVFLALYSSDDAYRNGNGSDFSRDNMLEMQSYCHSSPRVSYVTSMNEMHRIVI, from the exons ATGAGGACGCTTCAGTGTTTTCGGAAGCATTCCAAACTGGCGGGGTGCTCGATCGTGACCGTGACGACCCTCACGGAGATTACAGGGCTGGGGTTCTACCTGAAATACTACATGGACTTCCTGGAGGCCAAGCCCCCGGATTACGAAACGCCCCGCCATGTGGATGCCGGAACTGTGATTGGGATTAGCATCACCACGATCTCCCTCCTTCTGTGTAATATCCTCCTGTTTTACGGCGTTTGGCGACGGAAACTGATTTGTTTCCTTCCTTGGATGCTCCTACACGCGGCTTTATTCTTCGAGGCCGTCATTGCCCTCATCTTCTGTATCGTCCACTCTATCAAAACCAGT ACCTATTATTCTCCGATGTTGCTGATGGTGGGAATAGCCATCTTCATCTTTGTGGCATGGTACCTCGTGAAAGATGTCTTCCTGGCTTTGTACTCTAGTGACGATGCTTATCGGAACGGAAACGGAAGTGACTTCTCCAGAGACAACATGCTGGAGATGCAAAGCTACTGCCACTCAAGCCCACGTGTCTCCTATGTCACATCTATGAACGAAATGCATCGAATTGTGATTTGA